The Aureimonas mangrovi genome includes a region encoding these proteins:
- a CDS encoding circularly permuted type 2 ATP-grasp protein — protein MPTDMGLPASADALLDTYRTQPGRRDEMLLPGGGLAPHYRPLVEALGALSPGEREARFAASTQYLREAGVFYRVYSQGERAAGDARLWPLSHPPVVLAKEEWEGLERGLVQRARYLEALLGDLYGERRLVRQGLLPASLLGRNPELLRPLAQQGLSGEPLIRFIAVDLGRAPDGRWRVLADRTQAPSGAGFALENRVASSRALADLSREMNVRRLAAFFDGFRRTLAALSGPNSGKIGLLSPGPGNETYFEHAYLARYLGFQLLEGGDIDVAQDAAFLRTVEGPAPLSVLWRRLDADFADPLELFSRSAIGTPGLSRAVRAGRLRLVNALGSGLLETRAFLAYEAAVAEALIGETLEMPGLRTQWCGAPGDADEGLSLQPAFPGKAPCVPGDAAGFVRQEEIALSTAPVFDGGILSPRAVSLRVFLALGEDGWAVMPGGFARLSGHDGTLSMQGGGLSADVWVVSDRPEPPVTLLGDASATRRRLPGALPARAADDLFWLGRLTERTEVVARLARMAEGRRREGAADHELTALIEGFVGGPGDPRGALLTLARQALDTAARIRDRFSPDAWRMLAELVALLEEAPGNERLFGHALTQLAGFTGLVRENMYQFTGWRFLQLGRQLERGLTTAHVGARLLSRENAEGALEAVLEFTDSRMTYRRRFSVDLSREAVVDLSILDPHNPRSLAFQANGVEGGLTGLAGETTGSGKRAARLAVRLRTAAAIEVDPAFLTRIVGDFAAISDEVSARYFRLSGGRDKIR, from the coding sequence TTGCCAACTGACATGGGACTGCCTGCCAGCGCGGATGCGTTGCTCGACACCTATCGCACCCAGCCCGGCCGACGCGACGAAATGCTGCTGCCCGGCGGCGGCCTTGCACCGCATTACCGCCCGCTGGTGGAGGCGCTGGGCGCACTTTCGCCCGGTGAGCGCGAGGCGCGCTTTGCCGCCTCCACGCAGTATCTGCGCGAGGCCGGCGTCTTCTACCGCGTCTATTCCCAGGGCGAGCGAGCGGCCGGCGACGCGCGCCTCTGGCCGCTCTCGCATCCGCCTGTCGTTCTGGCGAAGGAAGAGTGGGAGGGCCTCGAGCGCGGCCTCGTCCAGCGCGCGCGATACCTCGAAGCGCTTCTGGGCGATCTCTACGGCGAACGACGACTGGTGCGCCAGGGCCTGCTGCCGGCCTCTCTTCTCGGCCGCAACCCCGAATTACTGCGCCCCCTCGCGCAACAGGGCCTTTCGGGCGAGCCACTCATCCGGTTCATCGCGGTGGATCTCGGCCGCGCGCCGGACGGTCGCTGGCGGGTGCTGGCGGACCGCACGCAGGCGCCTTCCGGCGCGGGCTTTGCGCTGGAGAACCGCGTCGCGTCCTCGCGCGCGCTGGCCGACCTCTCGCGCGAAATGAACGTCCGCCGGCTCGCCGCCTTTTTCGACGGTTTCCGCCGCACGCTCGCAGCGCTCTCCGGGCCGAACAGCGGCAAGATCGGGCTCCTTTCGCCCGGCCCCGGCAACGAGACCTATTTCGAGCACGCCTATCTGGCCCGCTATCTCGGCTTCCAGCTTCTGGAGGGCGGCGACATCGACGTCGCGCAAGACGCGGCCTTCCTGCGCACCGTAGAGGGGCCGGCCCCGCTCTCCGTGCTCTGGCGGCGTCTCGACGCGGACTTCGCCGATCCGCTGGAGCTGTTCTCGCGCTCGGCGATCGGCACGCCCGGCCTTTCCCGCGCCGTGCGCGCCGGGCGTCTGAGGCTCGTCAACGCGCTCGGATCGGGTCTTCTGGAGACGCGCGCCTTCCTCGCCTATGAAGCGGCGGTGGCCGAGGCTCTGATCGGCGAGACGCTCGAAATGCCCGGCCTTCGAACGCAGTGGTGCGGCGCGCCGGGCGACGCCGATGAGGGCCTTTCGCTGCAGCCCGCCTTTCCGGGAAAGGCGCCATGCGTGCCCGGCGATGCAGCGGGTTTCGTGCGGCAGGAGGAGATCGCGCTCTCCACCGCGCCCGTTTTCGACGGCGGCATCCTTTCGCCGCGCGCGGTTTCGCTGCGGGTCTTCCTCGCCCTCGGAGAGGACGGCTGGGCGGTGATGCCGGGCGGCTTCGCGCGGCTCTCCGGACATGACGGAACGCTTTCCATGCAGGGCGGCGGCCTTTCGGCAGATGTCTGGGTCGTCTCCGACCGCCCGGAACCGCCGGTCACCCTCCTCGGCGATGCGTCGGCCACGCGGCGGCGTCTGCCCGGCGCCCTGCCCGCCCGCGCAGCCGACGATCTCTTCTGGCTCGGGCGTCTGACGGAGCGCACCGAGGTCGTCGCGCGCCTCGCGCGCATGGCCGAGGGCCGGCGACGGGAAGGGGCGGCCGATCATGAGCTGACGGCGCTCATCGAAGGCTTTGTCGGCGGCCCCGGCGATCCGCGCGGCGCGCTTCTCACCTTGGCGCGGCAGGCGCTCGACACGGCCGCACGCATCCGCGACCGTTTCTCGCCGGACGCCTGGCGGATGCTGGCCGAACTCGTCGCGCTTCTGGAGGAGGCGCCCGGGAACGAACGCCTATTCGGCCACGCGCTCACGCAGCTCGCAGGCTTCACAGGGCTCGTGCGCGAGAACATGTACCAGTTCACGGGCTGGCGCTTCCTGCAGCTCGGCCGCCAGCTCGAACGCGGTCTGACCACCGCCCATGTCGGCGCGCGGCTCCTCTCGCGCGAGAACGCGGAGGGGGCGCTGGAAGCGGTTCTGGAATTCACCGACAGCCGCATGACCTACCGCCGCCGCTTCTCGGTCGACCTGTCGCGCGAGGCGGTCGTCGATCTGTCGATCCTCGACCCCCACAATCCGCGCTCTCTCGCCTTTCAGGCGAACGGCGTGGAGGGCGGGCTGACGGGCCTTGCCGGGGAGACGACAGGAAGCGGCAAGCGGGCCGCGCGGCTCGCCGTGCGCCTGCGCACCGCCGCCGCGATCGAGGTCGACCCGGCGTTTCTCACGCGCATTGTGGGCGACTTCGCCGCGATCTCCGACGAGGTCTCGGCACGCTATTTCCGCCTGTCGGGCGGGCGGGACAAGATCCGATGA
- a CDS encoding transglutaminase family protein → MRYDIRLRVGYRYGQPVNSARHLLRVRPRGDRGQTVESLSLTFSPQPFEAVREADFFGNATDHLRLTGAHDAFTAEMRARVRVERRAPAPAPGLAAIAQEARTVRDAEGASPVHHLGPSRLVTPDRAITAYARGATQGHLDGADAALALARGIREDFAYVAGSTDVSTSVASVFSQRRGVCQDFAHVMIAALRGLGVPAAYVSGFLRTEPPPGMARLEGADAMHAWVDVWLGTSVGWVGFDPTNGCMAVGDHVIAAIGRDYADVAPVDGVVTTTGAQSAWHTVDIVPLD, encoded by the coding sequence ATGAGATACGACATCCGCCTGCGCGTGGGCTATCGCTACGGTCAGCCGGTGAACAGCGCGCGGCATCTCCTGCGCGTCCGCCCGCGCGGCGATCGTGGCCAGACGGTCGAGTCCCTGTCGCTGACGTTTTCGCCGCAGCCTTTCGAGGCGGTTCGCGAGGCGGATTTCTTTGGCAACGCGACAGACCATCTGCGTCTCACCGGTGCGCATGACGCCTTCACCGCCGAGATGCGCGCTCGGGTGCGCGTCGAGCGCCGGGCACCCGCCCCGGCACCGGGCCTTGCCGCGATCGCCCAGGAGGCGCGCACTGTGCGCGATGCGGAAGGGGCGAGCCCCGTCCACCATCTCGGCCCGAGCCGGCTCGTCACCCCGGACCGCGCGATCACCGCCTATGCGCGCGGCGCCACGCAGGGTCACTTAGACGGCGCCGACGCGGCTCTGGCGCTGGCCCGCGGCATCCGCGAGGACTTCGCCTATGTTGCCGGTTCGACCGACGTCTCCACCAGTGTGGCGAGCGTCTTTTCGCAGCGGCGGGGCGTCTGCCAGGACTTCGCGCATGTAATGATCGCGGCCCTGCGCGGTCTCGGGGTCCCGGCCGCTTATGTCTCGGGCTTCCTGCGCACCGAGCCGCCGCCCGGCATGGCCCGCCTGGAAGGCGCTGACGCCATGCACGCCTGGGTCGACGTGTGGCTTGGCACAAGCGTCGGCTGGGTCGGCTTCGATCCCACGAACGGATGCATGGCGGTCGGGGACCACGTCATAGCCGCCATCGGCCGCGACTATGCCGACGTCGCGCCGGTGGACGGCGTGGTGACGACGACGGGCGCACAGAGCGCCTGGCACACGGTGGACATCGTGCCGCTCGATTAA
- a CDS encoding TenA family protein: MRAHQPAAPDFGSPLFAALRAAAGDDWSAYARHGFVERLGNGTLPRAAFLHYLRQDYVFLIHFARAWSLLAFKSTRLEEMRLCAATVHALVDTETRLHVEICAREGIDEAALGATREAPQNLAYTRYVIDRGMAGDGLDLLVALLPCVLGYGEIGARLAAEHGTQGPYGEWVATYAGEEYRETCAVVAALAERLGARLLGPDASSSPRWPELCETFATACRLEADFWAMGLSAGN, translated from the coding sequence ATGAGAGCCCATCAGCCAGCCGCCCCCGATTTCGGCTCCCCGCTCTTTGCGGCGCTGCGCGCGGCGGCGGGTGACGACTGGAGCGCCTATGCGCGGCATGGTTTCGTCGAGCGGCTGGGCAACGGCACGCTGCCGCGGGCGGCCTTCCTGCACTATCTGCGCCAGGATTACGTTTTCCTGATCCACTTCGCGCGGGCGTGGTCGCTCCTCGCCTTCAAGTCGACGCGTCTCGAGGAGATGCGCCTCTGCGCCGCGACGGTCCACGCGCTCGTCGACACCGAGACGCGCCTGCATGTCGAGATCTGCGCGCGGGAGGGCATCGACGAGGCGGCGCTGGGGGCGACGCGCGAGGCGCCGCAGAACCTTGCCTATACGCGCTACGTCATCGACCGGGGCATGGCGGGCGACGGGCTCGACCTCCTCGTCGCGCTTCTGCCTTGCGTGCTCGGCTACGGCGAGATCGGCGCGCGCCTTGCCGCCGAGCACGGCACGCAAGGGCCCTATGGCGAGTGGGTCGCGACCTATGCCGGCGAGGAGTACCGGGAGACGTGCGCCGTTGTCGCGGCGCTGGCCGAGCGTCTCGGCGCGCGGCTGCTCGGCCCGGACGCATCTTCCTCGCCGCGCTGGCCGGAGCTGTGCGAGACCTTCGCCACCGCCTGCCGGCTGGAGGCGGACTTCTGGGCGATGGGCCTCTCGGCTGGAAATTAA
- a CDS encoding DUF1176 domain-containing protein: MRPLLLIAPALLATPALAQEAGKIKYFGDWVVGCDNRWDCTAIGLAPEAAPAPAYLKITREAGAESGPDVSVAILDDAGEGGTIELSLTGGEALPVMELDAEPGEGSIVSAALGPVDHVAFIDALLPAQTLDVSLGETSVPVSLAGISAALRYMDAMQERAGTSGALVARGDRPADTIPPTPPAVTVDAMTLSEVSEPGERPEGLPESDEYCPETAGDYVLEAEDGTRLWGVCSSAGAYNISYDFSIVREGEVTPADFGPQGQGMSPDGDQRSTLVNPMLAEDGRTFEAFARGRGIGDCGSYTRFAFTADGPALVEQSVMGECRGVSPDDWPVLYRAELSSE; encoded by the coding sequence ATGCGCCCGCTCCTCCTCATCGCTCCCGCCCTCCTCGCGACCCCCGCGCTCGCGCAGGAGGCCGGCAAGATCAAGTATTTCGGGGACTGGGTGGTCGGTTGCGACAACCGCTGGGACTGCACCGCCATCGGCCTCGCGCCCGAGGCCGCGCCAGCGCCCGCCTATCTGAAGATCACGCGCGAGGCGGGCGCCGAATCCGGCCCGGACGTTTCCGTCGCGATCCTCGACGATGCCGGCGAAGGCGGTACGATCGAGCTGTCGTTGACGGGCGGCGAGGCCCTGCCCGTGATGGAACTCGACGCGGAGCCCGGGGAGGGGAGCATCGTCTCGGCCGCGCTCGGTCCGGTCGATCACGTCGCCTTCATCGACGCACTGTTGCCCGCGCAGACCCTCGATGTCTCGCTCGGCGAGACCAGCGTGCCCGTCTCGCTCGCCGGCATCTCGGCGGCATTGCGCTACATGGACGCCATGCAGGAGCGCGCCGGCACGAGCGGGGCGCTCGTCGCGAGGGGCGACCGCCCCGCCGACACGATCCCGCCGACGCCACCGGCCGTCACCGTCGATGCCATGACCCTCAGCGAGGTTTCAGAGCCCGGCGAACGGCCCGAGGGCCTTCCCGAAAGCGACGAATACTGCCCCGAGACCGCCGGCGACTACGTTCTGGAGGCCGAGGACGGCACGCGCCTGTGGGGCGTGTGCTCGAGCGCGGGCGCCTACAACATCTCCTACGATTTCTCGATCGTGCGCGAAGGCGAGGTCACGCCGGCCGATTTCGGCCCGCAGGGACAGGGGATGTCGCCCGATGGCGACCAGCGCTCCACGCTGGTCAACCCGATGCTGGCCGAGGACGGCCGCACGTTCGAGGCTTTCGCACGCGGGCGCGGCATCGGCGACTGCGGCTCCTACACGCGCTTCGCGTTCACCGCCGACGGCCCGGCTCTGGTCGAGCAGTCCGTGATGGGCGAGTGCCGAGGCGTATCGCCCGACGACTGGCCGGTGCTCTACCGGGCCGAGCTCTCCAGCGAATAG
- a CDS encoding ureidoglycolate lyase yields MSGRLVAQELTADAFRPFGEVIEPDNASEIQLINGGSTTRFHDIAPVELGGGRALISIFRGKPFELPLKVEMLERHPLGSQAFVPLQGRPFLVVVAPDEDGRPGAPVAFLCDGSKGVSYAAGTWHHPLIALEEASDFLVVDRGGEGVNYEEAFFDEPYSLESSAR; encoded by the coding sequence ATGAGCGGCAGGCTCGTCGCGCAGGAACTGACGGCCGATGCCTTCCGCCCCTTCGGCGAGGTGATCGAGCCGGACAACGCCAGCGAAATACAGCTCATCAACGGCGGCTCCACCACGCGCTTCCATGACATCGCGCCGGTGGAGCTCGGCGGCGGCCGCGCGCTGATCTCGATCTTCAGGGGCAAGCCCTTCGAGTTGCCCCTGAAGGTGGAGATGCTGGAACGCCACCCGCTCGGCAGCCAGGCCTTCGTACCGCTTCAGGGGCGCCCGTTCCTCGTCGTCGTCGCGCCCGACGAGGACGGCCGTCCGGGCGCGCCCGTCGCTTTCCTCTGCGACGGCAGCAAGGGCGTGTCATACGCCGCCGGCACTTGGCACCACCCGCTGATCGCGCTGGAGGAAGCGTCGGACTTCCTCGTGGTCGATCGCGGCGGGGAGGGCGTCAACTACGAGGAAGCCTTCTTCGACGAGCCCTATTCGCTGGAGAGCTCGGCCCGGTAG
- the alc gene encoding allantoicase, whose translation MSENFITAAPAPEAEELLKRFVDLAHPRLGTQVTFATDDFFADKARMIQPGPALFYPDRFDDNGKWMDGWESRRKRVPGHDHALVKLGQRGVIHAIDIDTSFFTGNFPPHAEIEAADTVEEPGEGDWTTIVPKAALKGDSHNLFDIAERGPWRWLRLHIHPDGGVARLRVYGTVAKDWADVSPQEEVDLASLLNGGTAVAWNDAHYGHPANMLAPGTAPVMADGWETARRRVPGNDWCVLKLGTAGTVERVHIDTRHFKGNFPDRFTLRAKRLGSDPSADVIEEASADWPLLVTETKLSADDQIEITTVEPLGPVTHVRLDIFPDGGVSRLRLFGRREA comes from the coding sequence TTGAGCGAGAATTTCATCACGGCGGCGCCCGCGCCGGAAGCCGAGGAGCTTCTGAAGCGCTTCGTCGACCTCGCCCACCCGCGGCTCGGCACGCAGGTGACTTTCGCGACCGACGACTTCTTCGCCGACAAGGCGCGTATGATCCAGCCGGGGCCGGCACTCTTCTACCCGGACCGCTTCGACGACAACGGCAAGTGGATGGACGGCTGGGAATCGCGCCGCAAGCGCGTGCCGGGCCACGACCATGCGCTCGTGAAGCTCGGCCAGCGCGGCGTCATCCACGCGATCGACATCGATACCTCCTTCTTCACCGGCAACTTCCCGCCGCACGCCGAGATCGAGGCGGCCGACACGGTCGAGGAGCCGGGCGAGGGCGACTGGACGACCATCGTCCCCAAGGCCGCGCTGAAGGGCGATTCGCACAATCTCTTCGACATCGCCGAGCGCGGGCCGTGGCGCTGGCTGCGCCTGCATATCCACCCGGACGGTGGCGTCGCGCGGCTGCGTGTCTATGGCACCGTCGCCAAGGACTGGGCGGACGTCTCGCCGCAGGAAGAAGTGGACCTCGCCTCGCTCCTCAACGGCGGCACGGCGGTGGCATGGAACGACGCGCATTACGGCCATCCGGCCAACATGCTGGCGCCGGGCACCGCGCCCGTCATGGCCGACGGCTGGGAAACAGCGCGGCGCCGCGTGCCGGGCAACGACTGGTGCGTCCTGAAGCTTGGCACCGCGGGCACGGTGGAGCGCGTCCATATCGATACGCGCCATTTCAAGGGAAATTTCCCCGATCGCTTCACCCTGCGCGCCAAGCGCCTCGGCTCGGATCCCTCCGCTGACGTCATCGAGGAGGCCTCGGCCGACTGGCCGCTCCTCGTGACCGAAACGAAGCTTTCCGCCGACGACCAGATCGAGATCACCACCGTCGAGCCGCTTGGCCCTGTCACGCATGTCCGGCTGGACATCTTCCCCGATGGCGGCGTCTCGCGCCTGCGACTCTTCGGGCGGCGCGAGGCATGA
- the puuE gene encoding allantoinase PuuE, whose protein sequence is MPDRYPRDMRGYGRKTPNPRWPNPSGQGHAKICVQFVINYEEGGENSVLHGDKASEAFLSEIVGAQPWVGQRHMNMESIYEYGARAGFWRLWRLFTERAMPVTVYGVATALERSPEQVAAMGDAGWEIASHGLKWIDYRDHTIEAERADMDEAIAIHKAVTGEAPLGWYTGRSSEHSLELAAERGFLYASDAYADDLPYWQETRSGPLLVLPYTLDTNDMRFATPQGFSSGDQFFAYLKDSFDVLYAEGKAGAPKMLNVGLHCRLVGRPGRAASLARFLDYVQSHDDVWVATRAAIARHWREHFPHRAGLRPSRLERDVFLHMFGGVFEHSPFIAERAFDRGLSDANDAAPGLSAALNAAFRRATGEERLAVLRAHPDLAGKLAMSDGLTAESKSEQASAGLDSLTAEEHARFTELNDRYQARFGHPFVIAVRGLTKSDILAAFERRIDATPEEELATACREVEKIAALRIQAIFGGTN, encoded by the coding sequence ATGCCCGACCGCTATCCCCGCGACATGCGCGGCTATGGCCGAAAGACGCCTAATCCACGCTGGCCGAACCCGTCCGGCCAGGGCCACGCGAAGATCTGCGTCCAGTTCGTCATCAATTACGAGGAGGGCGGCGAGAACTCCGTCCTGCACGGGGACAAGGCCTCCGAAGCCTTCCTGTCCGAGATCGTCGGGGCGCAGCCCTGGGTCGGCCAGCGCCACATGAACATGGAGTCGATCTACGAATACGGCGCGCGCGCCGGCTTCTGGAGGCTCTGGCGCCTGTTCACCGAGCGTGCGATGCCCGTCACGGTCTACGGCGTCGCGACGGCCCTGGAACGCTCGCCCGAGCAGGTCGCTGCGATGGGCGACGCCGGCTGGGAGATCGCCTCGCACGGGCTGAAATGGATCGACTACAGGGACCACACCATCGAGGCGGAGCGCGCCGACATGGACGAGGCGATCGCGATCCACAAGGCCGTGACGGGCGAGGCGCCGCTCGGCTGGTACACGGGTCGCTCCTCGGAACACTCCCTCGAACTCGCTGCCGAGCGCGGCTTTCTCTACGCCTCGGACGCCTATGCGGACGACCTGCCTTACTGGCAGGAGACGCGCTCCGGCCCGCTGCTCGTCCTGCCCTACACGCTCGACACCAACGACATGCGGTTCGCGACGCCGCAAGGGTTCAGTTCGGGCGACCAGTTCTTCGCCTATCTGAAGGACTCCTTCGACGTCCTCTATGCGGAGGGCAAGGCTGGCGCGCCGAAGATGCTGAATGTCGGCCTGCATTGTCGGCTCGTCGGGCGGCCGGGCCGGGCAGCGTCGCTCGCCCGCTTCCTCGACTACGTACAGAGCCATGACGACGTCTGGGTCGCCACGCGCGCAGCGATCGCGCGGCACTGGCGCGAGCATTTCCCGCATCGCGCGGGCCTTCGGCCGAGTCGGCTGGAGCGCGACGTGTTTCTCCACATGTTCGGCGGCGTCTTCGAGCATTCACCCTTCATTGCCGAGCGGGCTTTCGATCGCGGCCTCTCGGACGCGAACGACGCCGCACCCGGCCTCTCGGCCGCGCTGAACGCTGCCTTCCGTCGCGCGACGGGCGAGGAGCGTCTCGCAGTCCTGCGCGCCCATCCGGACCTTGCCGGCAAGCTCGCGATGTCCGACGGGCTGACGGCGGAATCGAAGTCGGAGCAGGCTTCCGCCGGGCTCGACAGCCTGACGGCCGAGGAACACGCCCGCTTCACCGAGCTCAACGACCGCTATCAGGCGCGCTTCGGTCATCCCTTCGTGATCGCGGTTCGTGGGCTGACGAAGAGCGACATCCTCGCCGCCTTCGAGCGACGGATCGACGCCACGCCCGAGGAAGAGCTTGCAACCGCGTGCCGCGAGGTCGAAAAGATCGCCGCCTTGCGCATTCAGGCGATCTTCGGAGGGACGAATTGA
- the uraH gene encoding hydroxyisourate hydrolase, whose amino-acid sequence MAFENDTGGRLTTHVLDTATGRPAAGIEVSLFRLSNGVREAVASARTNADGRCDAPLLTGEEFETGAYELVFGAGAYLDAQRLDLPEPKFLDEVVIRFGMAEQRHYHVPLLLSPFGYSTYRGS is encoded by the coding sequence ATGGCGTTTGAGAATGACACTGGTGGGCGCCTCACGACGCATGTGCTCGACACGGCGACGGGCCGGCCGGCAGCCGGCATCGAGGTTTCGCTGTTCCGCCTCTCGAACGGCGTTCGCGAGGCCGTCGCGAGCGCGCGCACCAATGCGGACGGACGCTGCGACGCCCCGCTTCTGACCGGCGAGGAGTTCGAAACCGGCGCCTACGAGCTCGTCTTCGGCGCGGGCGCCTATCTCGACGCCCAGCGCCTCGACCTTCCCGAGCCGAAGTTCCTCGACGAGGTGGTGATCCGCTTCGGCATGGCGGAGCAGCGGCACTACCACGTCCCGCTCCTCCTCTCGCCCTTCGGCTACTCGACCTATCGGGGGAGCTGA
- the xdhA gene encoding xanthine dehydrogenase small subunit, which produces MAPIRYLLNGEARSVEGIHPTTTLLNHLRTTERLTGTKEGCAEGDCGACTVIVSEPDGAGGLRRRTMNACILFMGALNGRAVETVESLGGTHPVQTAMVERHASQCGFCTPGFVMQLAGGWMNEALHDRQSVKDAISGNLCRCTGYGPIVEAGLELARHPRPDTHAADAELAGRLTRLRGDEVYRYEGEGGLWLSPGNVDDLADTCAAHPDATLVAGATDVGLWVTKQHRDLPVLIDVSRVTDLGHVEEGPGALYFGAAVTHAQAMARLGDIHPDLKEMMRRFAGAQIRNAGTIGGNIANGSPIGDLPPALIALGAFLYLRRGEEARRIALEDFFIEYGRQDRAPGEFVVAVEVPLLQENERFHVSKISKRMDSDISAVLATFKLGFHGDLVAEARLAFGGMAGTPKRASSAEAALVGRPFDETACRDAMAALAQDFQTLTDMRATRDYRLKAAQNALERFRLQLSGVPTRIAEVA; this is translated from the coding sequence ATGGCGCCGATCCGCTATCTCCTGAACGGCGAGGCGCGCAGCGTCGAGGGCATCCACCCGACGACGACGCTCCTGAACCACCTGCGCACGACCGAGCGGTTGACCGGCACCAAGGAAGGCTGCGCGGAGGGCGATTGCGGCGCCTGCACCGTGATCGTGTCCGAGCCCGATGGCGCGGGCGGTCTGCGTCGGCGTACGATGAACGCCTGTATCCTGTTCATGGGCGCGTTGAACGGCCGCGCGGTGGAAACGGTGGAGAGCCTTGGCGGCACGCACCCGGTGCAGACCGCGATGGTCGAGCGTCACGCCAGCCAGTGCGGCTTCTGTACGCCGGGCTTCGTGATGCAGCTCGCGGGCGGCTGGATGAACGAGGCACTTCACGACCGGCAATCGGTGAAGGACGCGATCTCCGGCAATCTGTGCCGCTGCACCGGCTACGGGCCGATCGTGGAGGCCGGGCTCGAACTCGCCCGCCATCCGCGTCCCGACACGCACGCGGCCGATGCGGAGCTTGCCGGACGCCTCACCCGCCTGCGCGGCGACGAGGTCTACCGTTACGAGGGCGAAGGCGGGCTCTGGCTCTCGCCCGGCAATGTCGACGATCTCGCCGACACCTGTGCCGCGCATCCGGATGCGACGCTCGTCGCCGGGGCTACGGATGTTGGCTTGTGGGTGACTAAGCAGCATCGCGACCTGCCCGTCCTCATCGACGTCTCACGCGTCACCGATCTCGGCCATGTCGAGGAAGGACCGGGCGCTCTCTATTTCGGCGCCGCCGTCACCCACGCGCAGGCGATGGCGCGGCTCGGCGACATCCATCCCGACCTCAAGGAGATGATGCGCCGCTTCGCCGGCGCGCAGATCCGCAACGCCGGAACGATCGGCGGCAACATCGCCAACGGCTCGCCGATCGGCGACCTGCCGCCCGCGCTCATCGCGCTCGGTGCCTTCCTCTATCTGCGCCGCGGCGAGGAGGCACGGCGCATCGCGCTGGAGGACTTCTTCATCGAATACGGTCGCCAAGACCGTGCGCCGGGCGAGTTCGTCGTCGCCGTCGAAGTGCCGCTGCTCCAGGAAAACGAGCGCTTCCACGTTTCGAAGATCTCCAAGCGAATGGATTCCGACATTTCGGCCGTCCTGGCCACCTTCAAGCTCGGCTTCCACGGCGACCTCGTCGCGGAGGCGCGGCTGGCCTTCGGCGGCATGGCGGGCACGCCGAAGCGCGCATCGTCGGCCGAGGCCGCACTCGTCGGGCGGCCCTTCGACGAAACCGCCTGCCGCGACGCGATGGCCGCGCTCGCACAGGATTTCCAGACGCTGACCGACATGCGCGCGACGCGAGACTACCGCCTGAAGGCCGCGCAAAACGCGCTCGAGCGCTTCAGGCTGCAGCTTTCGGGCGTGCCGACGCGGATCGCCGAGGTCGCGTGA